One Xiphophorus maculatus strain JP 163 A chromosome 9, X_maculatus-5.0-male, whole genome shotgun sequence DNA segment encodes these proteins:
- the map2k2 gene encoding dual specificity mitogen-activated protein kinase kinase 2, which yields MAPKRRPVPLNITPIGEGQATSNTIDAASEANLEALQKKLGELDLDEQQRKRLEAFLTQKAQVGELKDEDFDPICELGAGNGGVVNKVQHKPSRLVMARKLIHLEIKPAIRNQIIRELQVLHECNSPYIVGFYGAFYSDGEISICMEHMDGGSLDQVLKEARRIPEEILGKVSIAVLRGLAYLREKHQIMHRDVKPSNILVNSRGEIKLCDFGVSGQLIDSMANSFVGTRSYMSPERLQGTHYSVQSDVWSMGLSLVELAIGRYPIPPPDARELEAIFGRSIMDGAEGEPRSNMARPRPPGRPVSGHGMDSRPAMAIFELLDYIVNEPPPKLPQGVFSSDFQDFVTKCLIKNPAERADLKMLMNHTFIKRSEVEEVDFAGWLCKTMNLHQPSTPTRTTE from the exons ATGGCTCCTAAAAGAAGACCCGTTCCACTGAACATTACGCCCATTGGGGAGGGACAGGCCACCTCCAACACCATCGATGCTGCATCTGA AGCCAACCTTGAGGCCTTACAGAAGAAACTGGGTGAGCTGGACCTCGACGAACAACAGAGGAAACGCCTGGAGGCCTTCCTCACCCAGAAGGCTCAGGTTGGTGAGCTGAAGGATGAAGATTTTGACCCAATATGCGAGTTGGGGGCTGGAAACGGAGGAGTGGTCAACAAGGTCCAACACAAACCTTCTCGTTTGGTCATGGCTCGAAAG TTAATTCACCTGGAAATCAAGCCCGCCATCAGAAACCAGATCATCCGAGAGCTGCAGGTGCTGCATGAGTGCAACTCTCCCTACATCGTGGGCTTCTACGGAGCTTTTTACAGTGATGGAGAGATCAGCATCTGCATGGAGCACATG GATGGTGGATCATTGGACCAGGTTCTTAAGGAAGCCAGAAGAATCCCTGAAGAAATCCTGGGAAAAGTTAGCATAGCT GTGTTAAGGGGATTAGCTTATCTGCGAGAGAAGCATCAGATCATGCACAGAG ACGTGAAGCCCTCCAACATCCTGGTCAATTCCCGCGGGGAGATCAAGCTGTGTGACTTTGGTGTGAGCGGCCAGCTCATAGATTCCATGGCCAACTCCTTTGTTGGAACGCGCTCCTACATGTCG CCGGAGAGACTGCAGGGCACCCACTACTCGGTTCAGTCTGACGTGTGGAGTATGGGCCTGTCCCTGGTGGAGCTGGCGATCGGCCGCTACCCTATACCCCCACCAGACGCCAGGGAACTGGAAGCCATCTTTGGACGCTCCATCATGGACGGGGCAGAGGGAGAGCCTCGCTCCAACATGGCTAGACCGAGACCACCGGGCAGGCCTGTGAGCG GACATGGGATGGACAGTAGACCTGCCATGGCTATCTTTGAGCTTTTGGACTACATTGTGAATGAG ccaCCGCCTAAGCTACCACAGGGTGTCTTCAGCAGTGACTTCCAGGACTTTGTGACAAAATG CTTGATTAAAAACCCAGCCGAGAGGGCAGACCTGAAGATGTTGATG AATCACACGTTTATCAAGCGATCGGAAGTGGAGGAAGTGGACTTTGCCGGATGGTTGTGCAAAACCATGAACCTCCACCAGCCCAGTACTCCCACTCGCACCACCGAGTGA
- the zbtb7a gene encoding zinc finger and BTB domain-containing protein 7A gives MRRSALPSAMKEREQPSAYPCEEVCPAQRHRQQNWPAKQGKAERSRETFSAYSIGRQTDGRTDTRVGAVLGGSAAGWWKMSSGAGGRGGRRLRGITSTAGGGRRGGAGEAEEGPVGIPFPEHSADVLGGLNKQRLSGLLCDVLLVTQDREFPAHRSILASCSSYFHKLFTSGAAADQQNIYNIDFVAAEALGALLDFAYTATLTVSHSSVADILAAARLLEISPVQDVCTHLLDTKVLSSPAGSERRDEDEEGKCRGVKEQGNRIRAREYLEYFQRGAHWSSSCSTPELRELPTHLHFNHGNGSIPSNGAPAGPGEYYSPLALALSQPQAQEPEEEDEDEEEEEDREAVQGNGVNPGSSYYPPSQNGHFYLPPESRQEAEVEDSCREAMVRDRGSASALLQQMMDSIERQKKRADGEEQGDGDDPDMEFYLNYFSSTQHEDAASASLVHGVPPSLWMSRGSAGQHTAGGERAVEERGNGTGGGGGERKMRSKAFQKCPICSKVIQGAGKLPRHIRTHTGEKPYECAICKVRFTRQDKLKVHMRKHTGEKPYLCTQCGAAFAHNYDLKNHMRVHTGLRPYQCSSCFKTFVRSDHLHRHLKKDGCNGIPSRRGRKPRVREPGLLEAPPSLLSPSPETGSQPRTARGRRRSEASSAAEVEGAVEVHTHSPRLQELAVEAGP, from the exons ATGAGGCGG AGTGCCTTGCCCTCGGCCATGAAGGAAAGGGAACAGCCGTCAGCCTATCCCTGCGAGGAGGTGTG CCCTGCCCAGAGACACAGACAGCAGAACTGGCCGGCAAAGCAGGGGAAGGCAGAGAGGTCCCgagaaacattttctgcctATTCG ataggcagacagacagacggcaGGACGGATACACGGGTGGGGGCTGTGCTTGGCGGCTCGGCGGCAGGCTGGTGGAAGATGTCGTCAGGGGCCGGTGGGAGAGGAGGAAGGCGGCTCCGGGGTATAACAAGCACTGCGGGCGGGGGGAGACGAGGAGGAGCAGGGGAGGCGGAGGAGGGTCCTGTGGGGATCCCTTTCCCCGAACACAGCGCGGACGTCCTGGGCGGCCTGAACAAGCAGCGGCTCAGTGGGCTCCTTTGCGATGTGCTCTTAGTCACCCAGGACCGGGAGTTTCCGGCCCACCGCTCCATCCTTGCGTCCTGCAGCTCTTACTTCCACAAGCTCTTCACTTCAGGGGCCGCCGCCGACCAGCAGAACATCTACAACATCGACTTTGTGGCAGCAGAGGCTCTGGGAGCTTTGCTGGACTTTGCCTACACGGCGACGTTGACGGTCAGTCACAGCAGCGTGGCTGACATCCTTGCTGCTGCTCGCCTCCTGGAAATCTCTCCCGTCCAGGACGTCTGTACTCACCTGCTGGACACCAAAGTGCTCTCCTCGCCG GCGGGCAGTGAGCGaagagatgaagatgaagagggGAAATGCAGAGGAGTCAAGGAGCAGGGGAACCGAATTCGGGCCAGGGAGTACCTGGAGTACTTCCAGAGAGGGGCGCactggagcagcagctgcagcacgCCAGAGCTCAGGGAACTGCCCACACACCTGCACTTTAACCATGGTAACGGGAGCATCCCCAGCAACGGGGCTCCTGCGGGCCCCGGTGAGTACTACTCCCCGCTGGCCCTAGCCTTGTCACAGCCCCAAGCGCAAGAaccagaggaggaggacgaggatgaagaggaagaggaagacagGGAGGCAGTTCAGGGCAATGGAGTGAACCCGGGGTCGTCATACTACCCTCCATCTCAGAACGGCCACTTCTACCTCCCCCCTGAGTCTCGGCAGGAGGCGGAGGTGGAGGACAGCTGCAGGGAGGCGATGGTGAGGGATAGGGGCTCGGCCAGCGCCCTCCTGCAACAAATGATGGACTCCATCGAGAGGCAGAAGAAGCGTGCGGACGGGGAGGAGCAGGGAGACGGGGATGATCCTGACATGGAATTTTACTTGAATTATTTCAGCAGCACGCAGCACGAAGACGCAGCTTCCGCATCACTCGTGCATGGCGTGCCGCCGTCGCTGTGGATGTCACGAGGCAGCGCGGGCCAACacacagcaggaggagagagggCAGTGGAGGAGAGAGGGAACGGCactggaggaggtggaggagaaagaaagatgCGTTCTAAGGCCTTCCAGAAGTGCCCCATATGCTCGAAGGTCATTCAAGGTGCAGGCAAGCTACCCCGCCATATCAGAACGCACACGGGAGAGAAACCCTATGAATGCGCCATCTGCAAAGTGCGCTTTACCAG GCAGGACAAGCTCAAGGTTCACATGCGAAAGCATACAGGAGAGAAGCCTTACCTGTGTACACAATGTGGAGCCGCCTTCGCTCACAACTACGACCTGAAGAACCACATGCGTGTCCACACCGGTCTCCGTCCTTACCAGTGCTCAAGCTGCTTTAAGACTTTTGTGCGCTCGGACCACCTGCACCGCCACCTTAAGAAGGACGGCTGCAACGGCATCCCCTCCCGCCGGGGCAGAAAACCTCGGGTGAGAGAACCGGGGCTCCTGGAGGCCCCGCCGAGCCTCCTGAGCCCTAGCCCCGAAACTGGGTCCCAGCCTCGCACCGCCAGGGGCCGGCGGCGCTCCGAGGCGTCCTCTGCAGCAGAGGTAGAGGGTGCTGTCGAGGTGCACACACATAGTCCTCGGCTGCAGGAGCTAGCAGTGGAGGCGGGACCCTGA